One Calliopsis andreniformis isolate RMS-2024a chromosome 9, iyCalAndr_principal, whole genome shotgun sequence genomic window carries:
- the Mrpl35 gene encoding mitochondrial ribosomal protein L35: MLRIVTSAVRGIAAKTNAIGLINVTSKQYLLVQSAQQKYFGALSSVVNRWNNINNNETKPIFSTPHVENVVPPPVLPITTPTRTVIKFSLRKGKRKTVKTVLKRFYRLNWGIWIRTRAGRDRKMWRKSAARKRRLRQHVFVNATQSTLLDKMVTKYWKRPHYYVNDPYNPYHKREEFLYTRKAPLPLK; encoded by the exons ATGTTGCGTATTGTTACCAGCGCAGTTCGAG GAATTGCTGCAAAGACCAATGCTATTGGCCTGATAAATGTGACATCTAAACAATATCTGCTTGTTCAATCTGCACAACAGAAATATTTTGGTGCTCTTTCTTCTGTTGTTAATAGGTGGAACAATATCAATAATAATGAAACAAAACCCATATTTAG TACACCTCATGTAGAAAATGTTGTACCACCACCAGTATTACCTATTACAACACCAACAAGGACAGTTATAAAGTTTTCTCTGAGAAAAGGCAAAAGAAAAACTGTGAAAACTGTTCTTAAACGGTTTTACAGATTAAATTG GGGTATATGGATTAGAACACGTGCTGGACGAGATAGAAAAATGTGGAGAAAAAGTGCAGCAAGAAAACGTAGACTGAGGCAGCACGTTTTTGTTAACGCAACACAATCTACTCTATTGGATAAAATGGTAACAAAATATTGGAAAAGACCACATTATTATGTGAATGATCCCTACAACCCATATCATAAACGTGAAGAGTTCCTCTATACAAGAAAGGCGCCACTACCTCTTAAATAA
- the LOC143183942 gene encoding oxaloacetate tautomerase FAHD2A, mitochondrial isoform X2, with the protein MPYRGKLRLLGRVCLAFRNSCHEKSNAHFAASRNFSMSGALDMRFVQFVSKNGGPQHLGVQLKQGGDIIAVSAVDSRIPNTLKKFLEGGDDLLKKAKRIVAEGRSVIPEAEVNFLAPVTRMDKLACIGLNYSGHCEEQGVSPPETPVVFSKFPSNIIGPRDNIMLPPISDKVDWEAELAIVIGKKCKALNKDEGEDCIFGYTIAQDITARDWQKSKRNGGQFLLGKAMDTFCPLGPAVVAKEAICDINNLSVRTWVNGNIKQDGNTSELIFKPQEIVAYISQFMTLLPGDVILTGTPAGVGFTRKPPEFLQRGDVLETEIESLGRLRNKVL; encoded by the exons ATGCCTTATCGCGGCAAACTGCGTTTACTCGGCAGAGTCTGCCTCGCCTTTCGAAACTCGTGTCACGAGAAGAGTAACGCGCATTTCGCCGCTAGCAGGAATTTCTCTATGAGCGGCGCGCTCGACATGAG GTTCGTGCAGTTCGTCAGCAAAAATGGTGGGCCCCAACACCTGGGGGTACAGCTGAAACAGGGTGGAGACATAATCGCGGTTTCCGCAGTTGATTCGCGGATTCCTAATACGTTGAAAAAGTTCCTTGAAGGTGGTGACGATCTCCTGAAAAAGGCGAAAAG AATAGTAGCAGAAGGACGAAGCGTGATACCGGAAGCAGAGGTGAACTTCTTGGCGCCGGTGACGCGGATGGACAAGCTGGCATGCATTGGTCTCAATTACAGTGGCCATTGCGAGGAACAAGGTGTATCGCCGCCAGAGACGCCAGTAGTTTTCAGCAAATTCCCTAGCAACATCATCGGTCCACGCGACAATATTATGCTCCCTCCTATCTCGGAC AAAGTCGATTGGGAGGCAGAACTTGCGATAGTTATCGGTAAAAAGTGCAAAGCACTGAACAAGGACGAAGGAGAAGATTGTATCTTCGGATATACGATAGCACAGGATATTACGGCGCGCGACTGGCAGAAATCAAAGAGAAATGGTGGTCAGTTCCTCCTAGGGAAAGCAATGGACACCTTCTGTCCGCTTGGACCAGCGGTCGTTGCTAAGGAGGCTATATGCGACATCAACAATTTATCCGTGAGAACGTGGGTAAATGGTAACATTAAACAAGATGGCAACACCAGCGAACTGATCTTTAAACCCCAAGAAATCGTCGCATACATTTCACA ATTTATGACCCTACTACCAGGAGATGTGATTTTAACTGGCACACCTGCTGGCGTAGGATTCACCCGTAAACCACCAGAGTTTTTGCAg CGCGGCGACGTTTTGGAAACTGAAATTGAAAGCCTAGGACGCTTAAGGAATAAGGTTCTCTGA
- the LOC143183046 gene encoding kinesin-like protein Klp61F, producing the protein MSMNNTRTGKKDKYQHIQVSVRVRPINNIERNSKSKDIVEIPNDKELIVHERPQDKYSKKFKFDNVFGPSSKQIDVYNAVVSPLLEQVLAGYNCTVLAYGQTGTGKTFTMEGINNDSTLHWRSDSTAGIIPRSLSHLFDELQSSESPEYRIRVSFLELYNEELFDLLSPNDDGSKIRLYEDTSKKGAVIINGLEEVTIHSKGEVYKILEKGLERRRTAATLMNAQSSRSHTLFSITVHTKENTVEGEEVLKTGKLNLVDLAGSENVGRSGAVDRRAREAGSVNQSLLTLGRVITALVERAPHIPYRESKLTRLLQESLGGCTKTSIIATVSPASINLEETLSTLDYAHRAKNITNRPEINQKLSKKEFLKQYTEEIERLRKDLLATRERNGVYLATDNYNEMQAIIAQQSKEIEEKINNIKALEKNMQDKEKVYQELKLQNLTQEKELNDVKVKLNSLIESLNMTNYRLKVTTQERDEKKYLVEKHVRTETALLSQAQTLLSIADIAAADSHKLHDKINRKTEAERTFETLGNQFKNNINECLQGIQKSIAKYEQNVENFCTSLKSNIGTEVVTKCNNIDTEVHETSKHLSDQYSTCASNVTKKMNDRHLHYQNWIKDEIKNAASTVEFRTEFLNAVSMKLAESVNTIIQNRIAEDLKLVQNSISKKLKAASIQTCEMIDSACKNEVEASNRLRKKVENIKTSIEELRKKQEYTEKQRLFAETMENVYSEFHRLKESRQKHYATVADKCDNIDKICNKIENQSMHTSNTIVKMKNDLKEQIKNKVERIDNTVIVGTQKIEDTVNRTAEEGKILSSKLETNINTNCDELKQYQNLVECNLKEVQRKMDIDKNEYLLAINHMQKTIEDTSKNHMMIVEDQKVKTCNALKEITEKLESKTSETNSRSNIVIEQLHETTDEINKFFEEDVQRDMPTGTTPARKEFSYPRQFTVTSPHDRILQRFRESRKLVETSEDEDGTLLNAEMTMKQVGNLTALSDTSFALSLADHTILSSTLNTDSVAKHMNSQNSVDSDTVTSLNQS; encoded by the exons ATGAGTATGAACAATACACGGACTGGCAAAAAGGATAAGTATCAGCACATACAAGTGTCTGTTCGTGTTAG GCCTATAAATAACATAGAGAGGAACAGTAAATCCAAAGATATAGTAGAAATACCTAATGATAAAGAGTTGATTGTACATGAACGTCCACAGGATAAATATTCAAAGAAATTTAAGTTTGATAATGTATTTGGACCTTCTTCAAAACAG ATCGATGTATACAATGCTGTTGTTAGTCCTTTGTTGGAACAAGTTTTGGCTGGATATAATTGTACAGTATTGGCATATGGACAGACTGGTACAGGGAAAACTTTCACGATGGAAGGAATCAACAATGATTCAACTTTGCATTGGCGAagt GATTCAACTGCAGGCATAATTCCGCGTTCTTTAAGTCATTTATTCGATGAGTTGCAATCATCAGAATCGCCAGAGTATAGAATCAGAGTTAGTTTTCTAGAACTCTATAACGAAGAATTATTTGACTTGTTATCACCTAATGATGATGGATCTAAAATAAG ATTATACGAAGACACATCAAAAAAAGGTGCAGTGATTATAAATGGATTAGAAGAAGTAACAATACATAGTAAAGGTGAAGTATATAAAATTCTTGAAAAGGGTTTGGAGAGAAGAAGAACTGCTGCAAcactcatgaatgctcaatcaag CCGCTCTCATACATTATTTTCAATCACTGTACATACGAAGGAAAATACTGTTGAGGGAGAAGAGGTCTTAAAAACAGGAAAGTTAAATTTGGTAGATCTAGCAGGGAGTGAAAATGTTGGGAGGTCTGGTGCTGTTGATAGAAGAGCACGAGAAGCTGGTAGCGTTAACCAATCGTTATTAACTCTTGGCAGAGTTATAACAGCTCTTGTTGAAAGAGCTCCTCATATACCTTACAG AGAATCCAAACTTACAAGACTGCTACAAGAATCTTTAGGGGGTTGTACAAAAACATCAATCATTGCAACTGTATCTCCTGCTAGTATTAATCTTGAAGAAACACTATCTACATTAGATTATGCTCATCGTGCAAAGAATATTACTAATCGTCCAGAAATAAATCAAAAACTTTCAAAGAAAGAATTCCTTAAACAATATACAGAAGAAATTGAACGATTGCGAAAAGATTTATTAGCAACACGTGAAAGAAATGGTGTTTACCTTGCAACTGATAATTACAATGAAATGCAAGCAATAATTGCTCAGCAAAGTaaagaaatagaagaaaaaattAATAACATAAAAGCATTGGAGAAAAACATGCAAGATAAAGAg AAAGTATATCAAGAActtaaattacaaaatttaactCAAGAAAAGGAATTAAATGATGTTAAAGTTAAATTAAATAGTCTTATAGAATCTTTAAATATGACAAACTATCGACTGAAAGTAACAACACAAGAGCGGGacgaaaaaaaatatttagtaGAAAAACATGTTCGTACCGAGACAGCTTTACTGTCTCAAGCTCAAACtctgctgagtattgcggatatagCAGCCGCAGATTCGCATAAATTACACGATAAAATTAATCGTAAAAC TGAAGCAGAACGAACATTTGAAACTCTTGGTAATcagtttaaaaataatattaatgaatgTCTACAGGGCATTCAGAAAAGTATTGCTAAGTATGAACAAAACGTGGAAAACTTTTGCACTTCCCTGAAAAGTAATATTG GTACAGAAGTCGTTACTAAATGTAATAATATTGATACAGAGGTACATGAAACTTCAAAACATCTtagtgatcaatattcaacatgtgCCAGTAATGTAACAAAAAAAATGAATGATCGC CATTTACATTATCAAAATTGGATAAaagatgaaataaaaaatgCTGCCAGTACAGTGGAATTCAGAACTGAATTTTTGAATGCTGTTTCTATGAAATTAGCTGAAAGTGTTAATACCATAATTCAGAATAGAATAGCGGAGGACTTAAAACTCGTACAAAACAGCATatctaaaaaattaaaagcGGCTTCAATTCAGACATGTGAAATGATAGATTCTGCTTGTAAAAATGAAGTGGAAGCGAGTAATAGGCTAAGAAAAAAAGTTGAGAATATTAAAACAAGCATAGAGGAGCTTCGTAAAAAGCAAGAATATACAGAGAAACAACGTTTGTTTGCTGAG acgatggaaaatgtgtattCTGAGTTTCATCGTTTGAAGGAAAGTCGACAAAAGCATTACGCCACAGTCGCTGACAAATGTGATAATATCGataaaatatgtaataaaataGAGAATCAGTCAATGCATACTTCCAATACTATTgttaaaatgaaaaatgatttaaaagaacaaataaaaaataaggtAGAACGGATTGACAATACCGTTATTGTTGGAACACAGAAG attgaagatacagtaaatAGGACTGCGGAAGAAGGAAAGATTTTATCGAGTAAATTGGaaacaaatataaatacaaactgTGATGAATTAAAACAATATCAAAATCTTGTTGAATGCAATCTTAAAGAAGTTCAACGAAAAATGGATATTGATAAAAATGAATACCTACTAGCAATCAAT CACATGCAAAAGACAATTGAAGATACAAGTAAAAATCATATGATGATCGTGGAAGATCAAAAAGTTAAAACGTGTAATGCTCTTAAAGAAATAACTGAGAAATTAGAAAGTAAAACTTCTGAGACAAATTCAAGAAGCAATATCGTTATTGAACAATTACATGAAACGACAGATGAAATAAACAAATTCTTTGAAGAAGATGTACAACGTGATATGCCGACTG GAACAACACCTGCTAGGAAAGAATTTTCTTATCCTCGTCAGTTCACAGTAACATCGCCACACGACCGAATTCTTCAAAGGTTTAGGGAAAGCAGGAAGCTCGTTGAAACATCAGAAGACGAA GATGGTACATTATTAAATGCTGAAATGACAATGAAACAAGTTGGAAATTTAACTGCCTTATCTGATACCAGTTTTGCATTATCTCTAGCTGATCATACAATACTTTCATCTACTTTAAATACTGATTCAGTAGCAAAACATATGAATTCACAAAATTCTGTTGATTCTGATACTGTAACATCTTTGA ATCAGTCGTAA
- the Grp gene encoding serine/threonine-protein kinase grp, with protein sequence MTEFVDGWVLAHTLGEGAYGEVKLVINKSLGEVVAMKMIDLEKHPDARQTVQKETTIHRMLSNPNIIQYYGKRSEPNVEYIFLEYASGGELFDRIEPDIGMPTWEAQKYFRQLISAVEYLHSKGVAHRDLKPENLLLDENDNLKVSDFGLATIYRLQGKERLLERRCGTLPYVAPEVLLYRYHAEPADIWSCGIILVALLAGELPWDQSLAECPEYRAWIEGKYMSLTPWKKLDNSALSFIKNILTHSPSSRYTIQDIKQHRWFMKKFQKAGSVEGCIRPDETDSRQMLEDENLTRFGLSQPELLGIDNNSMTQFGLEERPKFSFSQPAHIEDLLLCTQIQNKQFTQPSQQNTFQRLVRRMTRFFVKTELQTTIKRLVNCLKHENYTYRINDCSSITIQGTDRRKMPLVFKANIVEMDGKILVDFRLSKGCGIEFKRKFVKIKSMLEDIILKGPVTWPIAVATDCMP encoded by the exons ATGACGGAATTCGTGGACGGATGGGTATTAGCGCACACATTGGGAGAAGGCGCTTACGGCGA AGTAAAGTTAGTTATAAATAAATCTTTGGGAGAAGTTGTTGCTATGAAAATGATAGATTTAGAAAAGCATCCAGATGCTCGTCAAACTGTTCAAAAAGAAACTACAATTCATCGGATGCTATCTAATCCCAATATTATACAGTATTATGGAAAACGTAGTGAGCCAAATGTGGAATATATATTTTTGGAATACGCTTCTGGGGGAGAACTTTTTGATAGAATCG AGCCTGACATTGGCATGCCAACATGGGAAGCACAGAAGTATTTTAGGCAATTAATTTCTGCTGTAGAATATCTTCACAGTAAAGGTGTTGCACACAGAGATTTGAAACCAGAAAATTTATTATTAGATGAAAATGATAATCTAAAAGTTTCTGATTTTGGTCTGGCAACAATATACCGTTTACAAGGTAAAGAGCGTTTACTAGAAAGGAGATGTGGAACACTGCCATATGTCGCTCCAGAAGTATTATTGTACCGTTACCATGCTGAACCTGCTGATATATGGTCTTGTGGTATAATTCTTGTGGCTTTGTTAGCTGgag AACTGCCTTGGGATCAGTCCTTGGCAGAATGTCCAGAATATAGGGCATGGATAGAGGGGAAGTACATGTctcttacaccatggaaaaagttGGATAATTCTGCATTATCtttcattaaaaatattcttACACATTCACCATCATCCAGATATACCATACAGGATATTAAGCAACACAGATGGTTCATGAAGAAATTTCAAAAAG CTGGAAGTGTAGAAGGATGCATTCGACCTGATGAAACAGATTCAAGGCAGATGTTAGAGGATGAAAACTTAACAAGATTCGGTTTATCTCAACCTGAATTACTTGGAATAGATAATAATAGTATGACACAATTTGGTCTGGAAGAGAGACCTAAATTCTCATTCTCACAGCCAGCCCATATAGAGGATTTATTATTATGcacacaaatacaaaataaacagtttaCACAACCAAGCCAG CAAAATACTTTCCAACGGTTGGTACGGCGAATGACAAGATTTTTCGTTAAAACAGAATTACAAACAACTATAAAGAGATTAGTAAATTGTTTGAAACATGAAAATTATACCTATCGTATCAATGATTGTAGCTCA ATCACCATACAAGGTACGGACAGAAGAAAAATGCCTTTAGTTTTCAAAGCGAATATTGTTGAAATGGATGGAAAAATACTGGTTGATTTTCGATTGTCCAAAGGCTGTGGCATAGAATTTAAAcgaaaatttgtaaaaataaaatCTATGTTAGAAGATATTATATTAAAGGGTCCTGTTACATGGCCAATCGCTGTTGCGACTGACTGTATGCCATGA
- the LOC143183942 gene encoding oxaloacetate tautomerase FAHD2A, mitochondrial isoform X1 — MPYRGKLRLLGRVCLAFRNSCHEKSNAHFAASRNFSMSGALDMRFVQFVSKNGGPQHLGVQLKQGGDIIAVSAVDSRIPNTLKKFLEGGDDLLKKAKREDESDLWTMIERIVAEGRSVIPEAEVNFLAPVTRMDKLACIGLNYSGHCEEQGVSPPETPVVFSKFPSNIIGPRDNIMLPPISDKVDWEAELAIVIGKKCKALNKDEGEDCIFGYTIAQDITARDWQKSKRNGGQFLLGKAMDTFCPLGPAVVAKEAICDINNLSVRTWVNGNIKQDGNTSELIFKPQEIVAYISQFMTLLPGDVILTGTPAGVGFTRKPPEFLQRGDVLETEIESLGRLRNKVL; from the exons ATGCCTTATCGCGGCAAACTGCGTTTACTCGGCAGAGTCTGCCTCGCCTTTCGAAACTCGTGTCACGAGAAGAGTAACGCGCATTTCGCCGCTAGCAGGAATTTCTCTATGAGCGGCGCGCTCGACATGAG GTTCGTGCAGTTCGTCAGCAAAAATGGTGGGCCCCAACACCTGGGGGTACAGCTGAAACAGGGTGGAGACATAATCGCGGTTTCCGCAGTTGATTCGCGGATTCCTAATACGTTGAAAAAGTTCCTTGAAGGTGGTGACGATCTCCTGAAAAAGGCGAAAAG GGAAGATGAATCAGACCTGTGGACCATGATAGAGAG AATAGTAGCAGAAGGACGAAGCGTGATACCGGAAGCAGAGGTGAACTTCTTGGCGCCGGTGACGCGGATGGACAAGCTGGCATGCATTGGTCTCAATTACAGTGGCCATTGCGAGGAACAAGGTGTATCGCCGCCAGAGACGCCAGTAGTTTTCAGCAAATTCCCTAGCAACATCATCGGTCCACGCGACAATATTATGCTCCCTCCTATCTCGGAC AAAGTCGATTGGGAGGCAGAACTTGCGATAGTTATCGGTAAAAAGTGCAAAGCACTGAACAAGGACGAAGGAGAAGATTGTATCTTCGGATATACGATAGCACAGGATATTACGGCGCGCGACTGGCAGAAATCAAAGAGAAATGGTGGTCAGTTCCTCCTAGGGAAAGCAATGGACACCTTCTGTCCGCTTGGACCAGCGGTCGTTGCTAAGGAGGCTATATGCGACATCAACAATTTATCCGTGAGAACGTGGGTAAATGGTAACATTAAACAAGATGGCAACACCAGCGAACTGATCTTTAAACCCCAAGAAATCGTCGCATACATTTCACA ATTTATGACCCTACTACCAGGAGATGTGATTTTAACTGGCACACCTGCTGGCGTAGGATTCACCCGTAAACCACCAGAGTTTTTGCAg CGCGGCGACGTTTTGGAAACTGAAATTGAAAGCCTAGGACGCTTAAGGAATAAGGTTCTCTGA
- the LOC143183143 gene encoding uncharacterized protein LOC143183143, which translates to MMDDDSRTIWCGNLSEKVTEEILYELFLQGGPVQRVSIPKDRDGRQRTFGFVTYKHINSVSYALSLFDGTTLFNRPIQISTRNNAELPQITNTQDHSLNFNHMLQLGQQMLITNEGPHLKLDIFGMHMLPQVNTHSNQIDNHSHKDDKRSRRMHPYEREHSKHNSYSKDHKSRSSRDNYKSHNYFRRDHRSNRHNYR; encoded by the exons ATGATGGATGACGATTCGCGTACAATTTGGTGTGGGAATTTGAGCGAGAAAGTAACGGAAGAAATCCTCTATGAATTATTCTTACAG GGCGGCCCTGTGCAAAGAGTTTCTATTCCTAAAGATCGCGATGGCAGGCAAAGAACGTTTGGATTTGTAACATATAAACATATTAATTCAGTATCATATGCCTTGAGTCTATTTGATGGTACAACATTATTCAATCGACCTATACAAATTAGTACCAGGAACAATGCAGAGTTACCACAGATAACAAACACGCAGGATCATTCTCTTAATTTTAATCATATGCTTCAGTTAGGCCAACAGATGTTGATAACGAATGAAGGGCCTCATTTAAAATTAGATATCTTTGGAATGCACATGTTACCAcaagtcaatactcattctaatcAAATAGATAATCACTCTCATAAGGATGATAAAAGATCTAGGAGAATGCATCCTTACGAAAGAGaacatagtaaacataatagttATTCAAAAGATCACAAGTCTAGGAGCAGTCGTGATAATTATAAATCACATAATTATTTTAGACGAGATCATAGGAGTAATAGACATAACTATCGTTAA
- the LOC143183144 gene encoding glucose dehydrogenase [FAD, quinone] produces MFVILQAIVVAITAITVFIFSNYLTCSHYFDIYRCQFYNEINDSKVYDYIIVGGGSAGAILSARLAEYNNDVLLLEAGGNAPPFLDIPLLAPLIQNSPYDWQYTTVPQQNACKGLINNQSRWPMGKILGGTSRLNYMLYVRGHPSDYSEYFPDFTEPTQQNGGPIPVREANWNSDLTDVILKGLEELHQHIGDINKNLKNGFMKAQLSVEDGKRWSTDRLLHENFKNKLTTITHAYVEKVLMELKKAVGVQFFVSNKRFKAIAKKGVILSAGAIGTPKILMLSGIGPRKHLEDLKINVISDLPVGQHLVDHVLTGLDLVLLNTSMGLSMIDTLNPISAMNYFLFGKGPWTSAGVEVLGTLHSSFQQTKSNVPDLQIMVMPLGLSKDNGIVLKKALGISNKVYNKYFAPISCNNTITIAPVLLHPKSKGEVKLTSNNPFDPPLIDPKYLSNRDDIATLIDGLQFVKKLVETDAMKNVGASIYKEHFPGCENEIFDSTKYWECYVQHLTLTSYHPASTCRMGDVVDQTFRVYGTTNLYIVDASILPSLPSGNINAAVIMLAEKAARMFKQNTKIRINNQKCYKPNNYYYMFDGYCST; encoded by the exons ATGTTCGTTATACTACAGGCAATAGTAGTTGCAATAACTGCTATAACagtatttatattttctaaTTACCTTACCTGCAGTCACTACTTTGATATTTATAGGTGTCAATTTTATAATGAAATCAATGATTCGAAAGTGTACGACTACATCATTG TTGGAGGCGGTAGTGCAGGTGCAATTTTATCTGCAAGACTAGCCGAGTACAACAATGATGTATTATTGTTGGAAGCTGGTGGAAATGCACCACCTTTTCTGGATATTCCACTCTTAGCTCCTTTAATTCAGAATAGTCCATATGACTGGCAATATACTACAGTGCCTCAACAAAATGCTTGCAAGGGTTTAATTAATAAT caAAGCAGATGGCCAATGGGCAAAATTCTTGGTGGAACCAGTCGTCTCAATTATATGCTTTATGTACGAGGACATCCTTCTGATTACTCTGAATACTTTCCAGATTTCACTG AACCTACGCAACAAAACGGTGGACCAATACCTGTAAGGGAAGCAAATTGGAATTCTGATCTTACTGATGTAATTTTAAAAGGATTAGAAGAACTGCATCAACATATTGGTGACATTaataagaatttaaaaaatg GATTCATGAAAGCTCAATTATCAGTGGAAGATGGAAAACGTTGGAGTACAGATAGATTACTacatgaaaattttaaaaataagttAACTACTATTACTCATGCTTATGTTGAAAAG GTGTTAATGGAGTTAAAGAAAGCAGTGGGAGTACAATTTTTTGTATCAAATAAAAGATTTAAAGCAATTGCAAAGAAAGGTGTCATCTTGAGTGCTGGCGCGATTGGTACTCCGAAAATATTAATGTTATCAGGTATTGGACCAAGAAAACATTTAGAAGATTTAaaa ATAAATGTAATCAGTGATTTACCAGTTGGTCAACATTTAGTAGACCATGTGCTTACTGGACTTGACTTAGTTCTACTAAACACAAGTATGGGTTTAAGTATGATTGATACTCTTAATCCTATATCAGCaatgaattattttctttttggaAAAG gTCCTTGGACATCTGCAGGAGTTGAAGTCTTAGGAACACTTCACAGTTCTTTCCAACAAACTAAATCAAATGTACCAGATCTACAAATAATGGTGATGCCACTTGGATTGTCAAAAGATAATGGTATTGTTTTAAAAAAAGCTCTGGGAATTTCTAATAAG GTTTATAACAAATATTTTGCTCCTATATcatgtaataatacaataacaatTGCTCCCGTTCTACTACATCCAAAAAGTAAGGGAGAAGTTAAATTAACTAGTAACAACCCTTTTGATCCGCCGCTAATTGATCCAAAATATTTATCAAATAGGGATGACATTGCAACTCTCATTGATG GACTAcaatttgtaaaaaaattaGTTGAAACAGATGCCATGAAAAATGTTGGTGCATCTATTTACAAAGAACATTTTCCTGGTTGcgaaaatgaaatatttgatAGTACGAAGTATTGGGAATGTTATGTACAACATTTGACTTTAACTTCTTATCATCCCGCTAGTACATGTCGTATGGGTGATGTTgttgatcaaacatttag AGTTTATGGTACAACAAATTTATACATTGTCGATGCGTCTATACTTCCGTCGTTACCAAGTGGTAATATCAATGCTGCAGTTATAATGCTAGCCGAAAAAGCTGCACGTATGttcaaacaaaatacaaaaattcgGATAAATAATCAAAAATGTTACAAGCCAAATAACTACTATTATATGTTTGATGGTTACTGCAGCACATAA